The Algoriphagus sp. TR-M9 genome has a window encoding:
- a CDS encoding sterol desaturase family protein: MKKIGRLDKPDNNGTAQMFSNPILERITRTPIWMPIAMFIILGCVSVYFGIEKTSVGVGTAILLFVTGYIGFTLVEYMMHKHFFHMEPNTPIKDKLQYTVHGVHHDYPKDKDRLAMPPFVSAAYAAILYLVFKLIMGDLAFYFLPGFLFGYALYLGIHYLVHAVQPPKNFMKVLWVHHAIHHYKDPDVAFGVSTPLWDYILGTVPKRD; this comes from the coding sequence ATGAAAAAGATTGGAAGATTGGATAAACCGGACAATAACGGGACCGCCCAAATGTTCTCCAACCCTATTCTCGAAAGAATTACACGTACCCCCATTTGGATGCCTATCGCCATGTTCATCATTTTGGGCTGTGTATCCGTGTATTTTGGCATAGAAAAAACCAGTGTGGGTGTGGGTACCGCGATTCTGCTATTTGTCACTGGTTATATTGGGTTCACCCTGGTAGAATACATGATGCACAAGCACTTCTTCCACATGGAACCAAATACTCCCATCAAGGACAAACTGCAATACACTGTACATGGTGTACACCATGATTACCCAAAGGACAAAGACAGACTAGCCATGCCACCATTTGTAAGTGCTGCCTATGCTGCTATTCTCTATTTAGTCTTTAAACTGATTATGGGAGATTTGGCGTTTTATTTCCTGCCTGGTTTCCTTTTCGGCTATGCACTTTACTTAGGAATTCACTATTTGGTACATGCTGTACAACCACCAAAAAACTTCATGAAAGTACTTTGGGTGCACCATGCCATTCATCACTATAAGGATCCTGATGTAGCATTTGGGGTGAGCACACCACTTTGGGACTATATACTCGGCACGGTACCCAAGCGAGACTAA